A section of the Macaca thibetana thibetana isolate TM-01 chromosome 10, ASM2454274v1, whole genome shotgun sequence genome encodes:
- the GDF5 gene encoding growth/differentiation factor 5 — protein sequence MRLPKLLTFLLWYLAWLDLEFICTVLGAPDWGQKAQGTRPGLAKAEAKERPPLARNVFRPGGHSYGGGAANARAKGGTGHTGGLTQPKKDEPKKLPPRPGGPEPKPGHPPQTRQATARTVTPKGQLPGGKAPPKAGSVPSSFLLKKAREPGPPREPKEPFRPPPITPHEYMLSLYRTLSDADRKGGNSSVKLEAGLANTITSFIDKGQDDRGPVVRKQRYVFDISALEKDGLLGAELRILRKKPSDTAKSAAPGGGRAAQLKLSSCPSGRQPAALLDVRSVPGLDGSGWEVFDIWKLFRNFKNSAQLCLELEAWERGRAVDLRGLGFDRAARQVHEKALFLVFGRTKKRDLFFNEIKARSGQDDKTVYEYLFSQRRKRRAPLATRQGKRPSKNLKARCSRKALHVNFKDMGWDDWIIAPLEYEAFHCEGLCEFPLRSHLEPTNHAVIQTLMNSMDPESTPPTCCVPTRLSPISILFIDSANNVVYKQYEDMVVESCGCR from the exons ATGAGACTCCCCAAACTCCTCACTTTCTTGCTTTGGTACCTGGCTTGGCTGGACCTGGAATTCATCTGCACTGTGTTGGGTGCCCCTGACTGGGGCCAGAAAGCCCAGGGGACCAGGCCAGGATTGGCCAAAGCAGAGGCCAAGGAGAGGCCCCCCCTGGCCCGGAACGTCTTCAGGCCAGGGGGTCACAGCTATGGTGGGGGGGCCGCCAATGCCAGGGCAAAGGGAGGCACCGGGCACACAGGAGGCCTGACACAGCCCAAAAAGGATGAACCCAAAAAGCTGCCCCCCAGACCGGGTGGCCCTGAACCCAAGCCAGGACACCCTCCCCAAACAAGGCAGGCTACAGCCCGGACTGTGACCCCAAAAGGACAGCTTCCCGGGGGCAAGGCACCCCCAAAAGCAGGATCTGTCCCCAGCTCCTTCCTGCTGAAGAAGGCCAGGGAGCCCGGGCCCCCGCGAGAGCCCAAGGAGCCGTTCCGCCCGCCCCCCATCACACCCCACGAGTACATGCTCTCGCTGTACAGGACGCTGTCCGATGCTGACAGAAAGGGAGGCAACAGCAGCGTGAAGTTGGAGGCTGGCCTGGCCAACACCATCACCAGCTTTATTGACAAAGGGCAAG ATGACCGAGGTCCCGTGGTCAGGAAGCAGAGGTACGTGTTTGACATTAGTGCCCTGGAGAAGGATGGGCTGCTGGGGGCCGAGCTGCGGATCTTGCGGAAGAAACCCTCGGACACGGCCAAGTCAGCGGCCCCCGGAGGCGGGCGGGCTGCCCAGCTGAAGCTGTCCAGCTGCCCCAGCGGCCGGCAGCCGGCCGCCTTGCTGGATGTGCGCTCCGTGCCAGGCCTGGACGGATCTGGCTGGGAGGTGTTCGACATCTGGAAGCTCTTCCGAAACTTTAAGAACTCGGCCCAGCTGTGCCTGGAGCTGGAGGCCTGGGAACGGGGCCGGGCCGTCGACCTCCGTGGCCTGGGCTTCGACCGTGCTGCCCGGCAGGTCCACGAGAAGGCCCTGTTCCTGGTGTTTGGCCGCACCAAGAAACGGGACCTGTTCTTTAATGAGATTAAGGCCCGATCTGGCCAGGACGATAAGACCGTGTATGAGTACCTGTTCAGCCAGAGGCGAAAACGGCGGGCCCCACTGGCCACTCGCCAGGGCAAGCGACCCAGCAAGAACCTTAAGGCTCGGTGCAGTCGGAAGGCACTGCATGTCAACTTCAAGGACATGGGCTGGGACGACTGGATCATCGCACCCCTTGAGTACGAGGCTTTCCACTGCGAGGGGCTGTGCGAGTTCCCTTTGCGCTCCCACCTGGAGCCCACGAACCATGCAGTCATCCAGACCCTTATGAACTCCATGGACCCCGAGTCCACACCACCCACCTGCTGTGTGCCCACGCGGCTGAGTCCCATCAGCATTCTCTTCATTGACTCTGCCAACAACGTGGTGTATAAGCAGTATGAGGACATGGTCGTGGAGTCGTGTGGCTGCAGGTAG